One part of the Geothrix edaphica genome encodes these proteins:
- a CDS encoding M13 family metallopeptidase, whose protein sequence is MASPFRASLCLCLGLAAFSLAAQSKPGVDPANLDATVKPCEDFYQYANGGWLKTHGIPADKARYGAFEELNERNRAILQQILNETSAKTTWAKGSVQQKVGDFYASGMNEAAIEKRGLSPLKPVFATIDGLKDAKQLPALLAKLHNQGLSGGFGFFVGQDMKQSTRYMGNLSQGGTGLPDRDYYLKDDARSKEIRAKYETHIAKMLELAGDAPGLARARAKVVLDLETRMAQAQWSRVEMRNPQKRYNKRTLDQLVEEAPGFDWKGYLKARGVKLADLNVSQPSFFQVFGKLASEVPAPQWRTYLRWHAVSSCASLLPKAFGDESFAFQGKVLNGTPEQEPRAKRIEAATDRSLGDALGQLYVKVAFPPESKKRVLEMIENIRVALRERITGLDWMGSETKQQAMKKLDAIAVKIGYPDKWKSYAFDIKRDDYFGNTRRAAAFRVQENLAKLGKPLDRKEWNWTPPTVNASYNPSMNDITFPAGILQPPFFDPKADDAVNYGSLGFVIGHEITHGFDDSGSQFDAEGNLKNWWSEADKKAYQSRTDLVVKQYDAYEPIKGEHVNGKLTLGENIADIGGLKIAFAAYQNSLKGKPVPAPIDGFTGPQRFFLGAATVWRNHIREAALSLRLKTDPHSPGRERVNGPLSNLPEFYDAFGCADGQPMKRDAKVRPTIW, encoded by the coding sequence ATGGCTTCCCCCTTTCGCGCCTCACTCTGCCTCTGCCTGGGCTTGGCGGCCTTCTCCCTGGCCGCCCAGTCCAAGCCCGGCGTGGACCCGGCCAACCTCGACGCCACCGTGAAGCCCTGCGAGGACTTCTACCAGTACGCCAACGGCGGCTGGCTGAAGACCCACGGCATCCCCGCGGACAAGGCCCGCTACGGCGCCTTCGAGGAGCTGAACGAGCGGAATCGGGCCATCCTCCAGCAGATCCTGAACGAAACCAGCGCCAAGACCACCTGGGCCAAGGGCAGCGTCCAGCAGAAGGTGGGCGACTTCTACGCCTCCGGCATGAACGAGGCCGCCATCGAAAAGCGCGGCCTGTCGCCCCTCAAGCCCGTGTTCGCCACCATCGATGGACTGAAGGACGCGAAGCAGCTCCCCGCCCTGCTGGCCAAGCTGCACAACCAGGGCCTCTCCGGCGGCTTCGGGTTCTTCGTGGGCCAGGACATGAAGCAGTCCACCCGCTACATGGGCAACCTCTCGCAGGGCGGCACCGGGCTGCCCGACCGGGACTACTACCTGAAGGACGACGCCCGCAGCAAGGAGATCCGCGCCAAGTACGAAACCCACATCGCCAAGATGCTGGAGCTGGCGGGCGACGCGCCCGGGCTGGCCCGGGCTCGCGCGAAGGTGGTACTGGATCTGGAGACCCGCATGGCCCAGGCCCAGTGGAGTCGCGTGGAGATGCGGAATCCCCAGAAGCGATACAACAAGCGCACCCTGGACCAGCTCGTCGAGGAAGCGCCCGGCTTCGACTGGAAGGGCTATCTCAAGGCCCGCGGCGTGAAGCTGGCGGATCTCAACGTCAGCCAACCCTCCTTCTTCCAGGTCTTCGGCAAGCTGGCTTCCGAAGTGCCCGCTCCCCAGTGGCGCACCTACCTGCGCTGGCACGCCGTGAGCAGCTGCGCGAGCCTCCTGCCCAAGGCCTTCGGCGATGAATCCTTCGCCTTCCAGGGGAAGGTGCTGAACGGCACGCCTGAGCAGGAGCCCCGGGCCAAGCGCATCGAGGCGGCCACAGATCGCTCCCTGGGCGATGCCCTGGGCCAGCTCTACGTGAAGGTGGCCTTCCCGCCTGAATCGAAGAAGCGCGTGCTCGAGATGATCGAAAACATCCGCGTGGCCCTTCGGGAACGGATCACCGGGCTGGATTGGATGGGGTCCGAAACCAAGCAGCAAGCCATGAAGAAGCTCGATGCCATCGCCGTGAAGATCGGCTATCCCGACAAGTGGAAGTCCTACGCCTTCGACATCAAGCGCGACGACTACTTCGGGAATACCCGCCGGGCCGCCGCGTTCCGCGTCCAGGAGAACCTGGCCAAGCTGGGCAAGCCCCTCGACCGGAAGGAGTGGAACTGGACCCCGCCCACCGTCAACGCCTCGTACAACCCCTCCATGAACGACATCACCTTCCCCGCGGGCATCCTGCAGCCGCCCTTCTTCGATCCCAAGGCCGATGACGCGGTGAACTACGGCTCCCTGGGCTTCGTGATCGGCCACGAGATCACCCACGGCTTCGACGACAGCGGCAGCCAGTTCGACGCCGAGGGCAACCTGAAGAACTGGTGGTCCGAGGCGGACAAGAAGGCCTACCAGTCCCGCACGGACCTGGTGGTGAAGCAGTACGACGCCTACGAGCCCATCAAGGGCGAGCATGTGAACGGCAAGCTCACCTTGGGCGAGAACATCGCCGACATCGGCGGGCTGAAGATCGCCTTCGCCGCCTACCAGAACAGCCTCAAGGGCAAGCCGGTCCCGGCCCCCATCGACGGGTTCACCGGCCCCCAGCGCTTCTTCCTGGGCGCCGCCACCGTGTGGCGCAACCACATCCGCGAGGCGGCTCTCTCGCTGCGGCTCAAGACCGATCCCCACAGCCCCGGCCGGGAGCGCGTGAACGGGCCCCTCTCCAACCTGCCGGAATTCTACGATGCCTTCGGCTGCGCCGACGGCCAGCCCATGAAGCGCGACGCCAAGGTTCGTCCGACCATCTGGTGA
- a CDS encoding M13 family metallopeptidase, producing the protein MKNRSVLLTLALMAPLSAQVPYKGFNPANIDPTVKPCQDFFQYAVGGWARRTAIPAEYERYGVDQEIDTRTHQILREIMASAAAAKAAPGSEAQKVGDFYASGMDEAGIEAAGLKPLAPLFARIDSVKDAASLAAVLADLHRRGAFAGFYFGVEQDDKESSRYTMVLAQGGLGLPDRDYYLKDDAKSKGLLATYRAHVGKMLALAGSDPREADRILALETRLAKASMTRVEQRDPNAIYHAMTPAQVRAAAPGFPADLYLKALGVPAPDRFVVRQPAFLAELGRMVQEIPADQWRIYLRWTLLRNAAPGLPAAFEQEAFAFYGTQLQGTTAQHPRWKRVMFAADRGLGEALGKLYVQRAFPATSKAKVLEMVENLRTALRARIDGLAWMTAPTKVKARQKLAAMRVKIGYPDAWRDYAKLGIKRQPYVLNLLETRRFEFQRRLAKLGKPIDRNEWEMTPQTNNAYYSPTMNEIVFPAGILQPPYFDATADDAVNYGNIGATIGHEMTHGFDDEGRQYDADGNLKSWWTPEDEKAYNVRAALVVSQFDAFEPLPGLKLNGKLTLGENIADLGGLKIAWDAWKLSQKGKAPVGRIEGFTPEQRFFLGYAETWRTLTREEATRLRVVTDPHSPAKFRVNGPLANLPEFYEAFDCKDGDPLKRPLNERPSIW; encoded by the coding sequence ATGAAGAACCGCTCCGTACTGCTCACCCTGGCGCTGATGGCGCCGCTCTCCGCCCAGGTGCCCTACAAGGGGTTCAATCCCGCGAACATTGACCCCACCGTGAAGCCCTGCCAGGACTTCTTCCAGTACGCCGTGGGCGGGTGGGCCAGGCGCACGGCCATCCCCGCCGAGTACGAGCGCTACGGCGTGGACCAGGAGATCGACACCCGCACCCACCAGATCCTGCGGGAGATCATGGCCTCTGCGGCGGCCGCCAAGGCCGCTCCCGGCTCTGAAGCCCAGAAGGTCGGGGACTTCTACGCCAGCGGCATGGACGAGGCCGGCATCGAGGCGGCGGGGCTCAAGCCCCTGGCTCCGCTGTTCGCCCGCATCGACAGCGTGAAGGATGCGGCCTCCCTGGCCGCGGTGCTGGCGGACCTCCACCGCCGGGGCGCCTTCGCGGGCTTCTATTTCGGCGTCGAGCAGGACGACAAGGAGAGCAGCCGCTACACCATGGTGCTGGCCCAGGGCGGCCTCGGTCTGCCGGACCGGGACTACTACCTGAAGGATGACGCCAAGTCGAAGGGACTCCTCGCCACCTACCGGGCCCACGTGGGGAAGATGCTCGCGCTGGCCGGTTCCGATCCCAGGGAGGCTGACCGCATCCTGGCCCTGGAGACGCGGCTCGCCAAGGCCAGCATGACCCGCGTGGAGCAGCGCGATCCCAATGCCATCTACCACGCGATGACCCCGGCCCAGGTCCGCGCCGCCGCGCCCGGCTTCCCCGCCGATCTCTACCTCAAGGCCCTGGGGGTCCCCGCCCCGGACCGCTTCGTGGTCCGCCAGCCCGCCTTCCTGGCGGAGCTGGGCCGCATGGTCCAGGAGATCCCAGCAGACCAGTGGCGCATCTACCTCCGCTGGACGCTGCTGCGCAACGCCGCCCCGGGCCTGCCTGCGGCCTTCGAGCAGGAGGCCTTCGCCTTCTACGGAACGCAGCTCCAGGGCACCACGGCCCAGCACCCCCGCTGGAAGCGGGTGATGTTCGCCGCGGACCGCGGCCTCGGCGAGGCGCTCGGCAAGCTCTACGTCCAGCGGGCCTTCCCCGCCACCAGCAAGGCCAAGGTCCTGGAGATGGTCGAGAACCTCCGCACGGCCCTGAGGGCCCGGATCGATGGCCTCGCCTGGATGACCGCCCCCACCAAGGTCAAGGCCCGGCAGAAGCTCGCCGCCATGCGCGTGAAGATCGGCTACCCGGACGCCTGGCGCGACTACGCGAAACTCGGGATCAAGCGCCAGCCTTACGTCCTGAACCTCCTGGAGACGCGGCGGTTCGAGTTCCAGCGGCGCCTGGCGAAGCTGGGGAAACCCATCGACCGGAACGAATGGGAGATGACCCCCCAGACCAACAACGCCTACTACAGCCCCACCATGAACGAGATCGTGTTCCCCGCGGGCATCCTCCAACCGCCCTATTTCGACGCAACGGCCGATGACGCCGTGAACTACGGGAACATCGGGGCCACCATCGGCCACGAGATGACCCACGGCTTCGATGACGAGGGCCGCCAGTACGACGCCGACGGCAACCTCAAGAGCTGGTGGACTCCCGAGGACGAGAAGGCCTACAACGTCCGCGCCGCCCTGGTGGTGAGCCAGTTTGATGCCTTCGAGCCCCTGCCCGGCCTCAAGCTCAACGGCAAGCTCACCCTGGGCGAGAACATCGCCGACCTGGGCGGCCTCAAGATCGCCTGGGACGCCTGGAAGCTGAGCCAGAAGGGCAAGGCCCCCGTGGGCCGGATCGAAGGTTTCACCCCCGAGCAGCGGTTCTTCCTGGGCTACGCTGAGACATGGCGGACCCTCACCCGGGAGGAGGCCACGCGCCTCCGTGTCGTCACCGACCCCCACAGCCCCGCCAAGTTCCGCGTCAACGGGCCCCTGGCCAACCTTCCCGAATTCTATGAAGCGTTCGACTGCAAGGACGGCGACCCACTGAAGCGGCCCCTCAACGAACGACCTTCCATCTGGTGA
- a CDS encoding dipeptidase — MRLRPIVLLATLLAAGAALEACTNLLVTKGASKDGSTMITYAADSHTLYGELYFKRGGRHLPGEMREIREWDSGYTFDTGKSLGSIPEAPVTYTRVGNMNEHQLTIAETTFGGRKELHVPSGIVDYGSLIYIGLERARTAREAIEVMTSVAETYGYASEGESFSIADPDEVWILEMIGKGKGQKGALWVAYKLPDGTISAHANQARIRQFPQNDPKTALFSKDLIPFAREKGWFKGADKDFSFADTYAPLTFGALRACEARVWSLFRRAAPSLNIPIDYVKAEKGAKPMPLFIKPDQKLDVRDVMQLMRDHYEGTEFDMTKDVGAGPYKLPYRWRPMGFKIDGQDYVHERAISTQQTGFSFVSQARGWMPAPVGGVLWFGVDDTYTTVYVPISCGIKEPPKAFAIGTGNFDSFSWDSAFWTFNFVSNYTYTRWSDMIVDVQKVQREFEGRFLADQAEVDHTALNLYKQDPGLAKDYLTRYAGQQTEQLMARWKKLGESLIWKYLDGNVRNEKGEVTHPKAPEDWLRCIVKDHGDVIKVKKVDGLAPDEE, encoded by the coding sequence ATGCGTCTCCGCCCCATCGTCCTGCTCGCCACCCTCCTCGCCGCCGGCGCGGCCCTGGAGGCCTGCACCAACCTGCTCGTCACCAAGGGCGCGAGCAAGGACGGCTCGACCATGATCACCTACGCCGCTGACAGCCACACGCTCTACGGCGAGCTCTACTTCAAGCGCGGCGGGCGCCATCTGCCCGGCGAGATGCGCGAGATCCGCGAGTGGGACAGCGGCTACACCTTCGACACGGGCAAGAGCCTCGGGAGCATCCCCGAAGCGCCGGTGACCTACACCCGCGTGGGCAACATGAACGAGCACCAGCTCACCATCGCCGAGACCACCTTCGGCGGGCGGAAGGAGCTGCACGTGCCCAGCGGCATCGTGGACTACGGCAGCCTCATCTACATCGGGCTGGAGCGCGCCAGAACCGCCCGCGAGGCCATCGAGGTGATGACCAGCGTCGCCGAGACCTACGGCTACGCCTCCGAGGGCGAGAGCTTCTCCATCGCCGATCCGGATGAGGTGTGGATCCTCGAGATGATCGGCAAGGGCAAGGGCCAGAAGGGCGCCCTATGGGTGGCCTACAAGCTCCCCGACGGCACCATCAGCGCCCACGCCAACCAGGCCCGCATCCGCCAGTTCCCCCAGAACGACCCCAAGACCGCGCTCTTCAGCAAGGACCTCATCCCCTTCGCCCGGGAGAAGGGCTGGTTCAAGGGCGCGGACAAGGACTTCAGCTTCGCCGACACCTACGCGCCCCTCACCTTCGGCGCCCTGCGCGCCTGCGAGGCCCGCGTCTGGAGCCTGTTCCGCCGCGCCGCCCCCAGCCTGAACATCCCCATCGACTACGTGAAGGCGGAGAAGGGCGCCAAGCCCATGCCCCTCTTCATCAAGCCCGACCAGAAGCTGGACGTGCGAGACGTCATGCAGCTCATGCGCGACCACTACGAGGGCACCGAGTTCGACATGACCAAGGATGTGGGCGCCGGCCCCTACAAGCTGCCCTACCGCTGGCGGCCCATGGGCTTCAAGATCGACGGCCAGGACTACGTCCACGAGCGCGCCATCAGCACCCAGCAGACCGGCTTCTCCTTCGTGAGCCAGGCCCGCGGCTGGATGCCGGCTCCCGTGGGCGGCGTGCTCTGGTTCGGCGTGGATGACACCTACACCACCGTGTACGTTCCCATCTCCTGCGGCATCAAGGAACCGCCGAAAGCCTTCGCCATCGGCACCGGCAACTTCGATTCCTTCAGCTGGGACAGTGCCTTCTGGACCTTCAATTTCGTGAGCAACTACACCTACACCCGCTGGAGCGACATGATCGTCGACGTCCAGAAGGTGCAGCGCGAGTTCGAGGGCCGCTTCCTGGCCGACCAAGCCGAGGTGGACCACACGGCCCTGAACCTCTACAAGCAGGATCCCGGGCTCGCCAAAGACTACCTCACCCGGTACGCCGGCCAGCAGACCGAGCAGCTCATGGCCCGCTGGAAGAAGCTGGGCGAGTCCCTCATCTGGAAGTACCTGGATGGCAACGTCCGCAACGAGAAGGGCGAGGTCACCCACCCCAAGGCCCCCGAGGACTGGCTGCGCTGCATCGTCAAGGACCACGGAGATGTCATCAAGGTGAAGAAGGTGGATGGGTTGGCTCCCGACGAAGAGTAG
- a CDS encoding OPT family oligopeptide transporter has protein sequence MSQGSEPQEIKGLPLNARRPLNPGEAYVPLVPQDGVPETTPRAITMGLIFCAIFSMAAAYLALKLGQGIEAAIPIAILAVGLSRFFPRKNTILENVIVQSIGANSSHVVSGAAFTIPALYILAQTPGSGVPTPTLWQVVLVSFLGGCIGILFLVPLRHHFMVENHGIFPWPEATATAEILVTGEKAGNQAKELAVAAGIGALYDGITSIFRGMGEYLRLEHVWVGRALRDRFMSFNFLNSAATLGIGYIIGLKYSAVIAAGSFFSMFVLVPLFHAIGQYVPLIVAPGTKLIADMTPEQVFFSYIRIVGVGAIAGAGVMGVLASMPNMIRSIISNMKALMNRDAAAESPKAVRTERSLPGSMIAVGLVTCTVGTMAFLSFGVGIQHALVPALVATVVVMVISFFFAPVAARAIATIGTNPISGMTMLTLVITGVLMLKLNFTGGYGMFLTMMVGGIVCTALAASGAFSTDLKIGHWIGATPARQIGWKFVGTFVAALFTGIAMWLMAKQVNLDGTMALGTSIPAPQASAMKAILEGIFGTVSMPLRWYAFGLGVMLSVVLRMVELPALGFALGMYLPIELNTPLFLGGLLAHWVNRPKAGTSEADAKARENRGVLIASGLMAGGAIMGVVASFVKLKWTEGFPILTTHQAEGALGEWLGLTALVALCLYVVVYSRRARGEA, from the coding sequence ATGTCCCAAGGATCCGAACCCCAGGAGATCAAGGGCCTGCCCTTGAATGCGCGTCGGCCGCTGAACCCCGGCGAAGCCTACGTTCCCCTGGTGCCCCAGGACGGCGTACCGGAAACCACGCCCCGGGCCATCACCATGGGTCTCATCTTCTGCGCCATCTTCAGCATGGCGGCCGCCTACCTGGCCCTGAAGCTGGGCCAGGGCATCGAGGCCGCCATCCCCATCGCCATCCTCGCCGTGGGCCTCAGCCGCTTCTTCCCCCGCAAGAACACGATCCTCGAAAACGTCATCGTCCAGTCCATCGGCGCCAACAGCAGCCACGTGGTAAGCGGCGCGGCCTTCACCATCCCCGCCCTCTACATCCTGGCCCAGACACCCGGCAGCGGCGTGCCCACGCCCACGCTCTGGCAGGTGGTGCTGGTGAGCTTCCTGGGCGGCTGCATCGGCATCCTATTCCTGGTGCCCCTGCGCCACCACTTCATGGTGGAGAACCACGGCATCTTCCCCTGGCCCGAAGCCACCGCCACCGCAGAGATCCTGGTGACGGGCGAGAAGGCCGGCAACCAGGCCAAGGAGCTGGCTGTCGCCGCCGGCATCGGCGCACTCTATGACGGCATCACCTCGATCTTCCGCGGCATGGGCGAGTACCTGCGGTTGGAGCATGTCTGGGTGGGTCGGGCCCTCCGCGACCGGTTCATGTCCTTCAACTTCCTGAACAGCGCCGCCACGCTGGGCATCGGCTACATCATCGGCCTGAAGTACTCCGCCGTGATCGCCGCCGGCTCGTTCTTCAGCATGTTCGTGCTGGTACCCCTCTTCCACGCCATCGGCCAGTACGTACCCCTGATCGTGGCCCCCGGCACCAAGCTCATCGCCGACATGACGCCGGAGCAGGTCTTCTTCTCCTACATCCGCATCGTGGGCGTGGGGGCCATCGCCGGCGCTGGCGTCATGGGCGTGCTGGCCTCCATGCCCAACATGATCCGCAGCATCATCAGCAACATGAAGGCCCTGATGAACCGCGATGCCGCTGCCGAATCCCCCAAGGCCGTGCGCACGGAACGAAGCCTTCCTGGCTCCATGATCGCCGTGGGCCTGGTCACCTGCACCGTCGGCACCATGGCCTTCCTCAGCTTCGGCGTGGGCATCCAGCACGCCCTGGTGCCCGCCCTGGTCGCCACCGTCGTGGTGATGGTCATCTCCTTCTTCTTCGCGCCTGTGGCGGCCCGCGCCATCGCCACCATCGGCACCAACCCCATCAGCGGCATGACCATGCTGACCCTTGTCATCACGGGCGTGCTGATGCTCAAGCTGAACTTCACGGGCGGCTACGGCATGTTCCTCACCATGATGGTGGGCGGCATCGTCTGCACGGCCCTGGCAGCCTCCGGCGCCTTCAGCACGGACCTCAAGATCGGCCACTGGATCGGCGCCACGCCCGCCCGGCAGATCGGCTGGAAGTTCGTGGGCACCTTCGTGGCGGCGCTCTTCACGGGCATCGCCATGTGGCTCATGGCCAAGCAGGTGAACCTGGACGGCACCATGGCCCTGGGCACCTCCATCCCTGCGCCCCAGGCCAGTGCCATGAAGGCCATCCTCGAAGGCATCTTCGGCACCGTGTCCATGCCCCTGCGCTGGTACGCCTTCGGCCTCGGCGTCATGCTCTCCGTCGTGCTGCGCATGGTGGAGCTGCCTGCCCTCGGCTTCGCCCTGGGCATGTATCTCCCCATCGAGCTGAACACCCCCCTGTTCCTGGGCGGCCTGCTGGCCCACTGGGTGAATCGGCCCAAGGCCGGCACCTCCGAAGCCGACGCCAAGGCCCGGGAGAACCGCGGCGTGCTCATCGCCAGCGGCCTCATGGCCGGCGGCGCCATCATGGGCGTGGTGGCCAGCTTCGTGAAGCTCAAGTGGACCGAGGGTTTCCCCATCCTCACGACCCACCAGGCCGAAGGCGCCCTGGGCGAATGGCTCGGCCTCACCGCCCTAGTGGCCCTGTGTCTCTACGTCGTCGTCTACAGCCGACGGGCCAGGGGCGAGGCGTAG
- a CDS encoding M1 family metallopeptidase, which produces MHRPDPHSYYDAAQPKARRLRLKLGVDFTAKRIDGEVVLEFDDPVSGPLDLDTKGLEIQAVQVPGQGPIPWELGGADPILGSRLRVTAPAGTREVVIHYRTAPDAMALQWLDPGQTEGKVAPYLFSQCQQIHARTMVPCQDTPIARVSYQAEVTVPEGLTAVMSAGPDGDEATGDGRHVFRFTMPQPIPSYLLALAVGRLESRDLSPRSRVWAEPETVAAAAWEFAGVEGMIAKAEGLFGPYPWDRYDMLVLPPSFPYGGMENPRMTFLTPTLLAGDRSLVDVVAHELAHSWTGNLVTNASMEHFWLNEGFTVWAERKILRTLHGDDAAALGWAMGQKALEDSLERFKNEPHLTLLRLHLEGIDPDDAFSSIPYEKGARLVAALERQVGEDRFHRFLRDYMDAFRFTSITTEQFCAFVDEQLPGALAAVNAKAYLDEPGIPATAPQFRSAQLDGLTTLAESWAAGGRPTPQQIAAWTPAELQVYLQKLPRQLSQADCAWLDAHLQLMDRGNHEILVEWLTLAAAADYEPAFARIREVLMRVGRMKYLRPLYGALGQHARTRALAREIFAAASPGYHGLSRRVVQSVLESYPA; this is translated from the coding sequence ATGCACCGCCCTGATCCGCATTCCTACTACGATGCTGCCCAGCCCAAGGCCCGGCGCCTCCGTTTGAAGCTGGGCGTGGACTTCACCGCCAAGCGCATCGACGGGGAAGTGGTGCTGGAGTTCGACGACCCGGTTTCGGGCCCGCTCGACCTGGACACCAAGGGCCTGGAGATCCAGGCCGTGCAGGTACCGGGCCAGGGTCCCATCCCCTGGGAGCTGGGCGGGGCGGATCCCATCCTCGGCAGCCGCCTCCGGGTGACCGCGCCGGCTGGCACGAGGGAAGTCGTCATCCACTACCGTACCGCCCCGGACGCCATGGCCCTCCAGTGGCTGGATCCCGGGCAGACCGAGGGCAAGGTGGCGCCCTACCTCTTCAGCCAGTGCCAGCAGATCCACGCCCGCACCATGGTGCCCTGCCAGGACACGCCCATCGCGCGTGTCTCCTACCAGGCCGAGGTCACGGTGCCCGAGGGCCTCACGGCCGTCATGTCCGCGGGCCCCGATGGCGACGAGGCCACCGGGGACGGCCGCCACGTCTTCCGCTTCACCATGCCCCAGCCCATCCCCAGCTACCTGCTGGCCCTGGCCGTGGGACGCCTGGAATCCCGTGATCTGAGCCCTCGCAGCCGCGTCTGGGCCGAGCCGGAAACGGTCGCCGCCGCCGCCTGGGAGTTCGCGGGCGTGGAGGGCATGATCGCCAAGGCGGAGGGCCTCTTCGGGCCCTACCCCTGGGACCGCTACGACATGCTGGTGCTGCCGCCCTCCTTCCCCTACGGCGGCATGGAGAACCCCCGCATGACCTTCCTCACGCCCACGCTGCTGGCGGGGGACCGCAGCCTGGTGGACGTGGTGGCCCACGAGCTGGCCCACAGCTGGACCGGCAACCTCGTCACCAACGCCAGCATGGAGCACTTCTGGCTGAACGAGGGCTTCACCGTGTGGGCCGAGCGCAAGATCCTGCGCACCCTCCATGGCGACGACGCGGCCGCCCTGGGCTGGGCCATGGGCCAGAAGGCCCTGGAGGACAGCCTGGAGCGCTTCAAGAACGAGCCCCACCTCACCCTCCTGCGCCTGCACCTGGAGGGCATCGACCCCGACGACGCCTTCTCCAGCATCCCCTACGAGAAGGGCGCCCGCCTCGTGGCCGCCCTGGAGCGGCAGGTGGGCGAGGACCGCTTCCACCGCTTCCTCCGCGACTACATGGACGCCTTCCGCTTCACCTCCATCACCACCGAGCAGTTCTGCGCCTTCGTGGACGAGCAGCTGCCCGGCGCCCTGGCGGCGGTGAACGCCAAGGCCTACCTGGACGAGCCCGGGATCCCGGCCACCGCGCCCCAGTTCCGCAGCGCCCAGCTGGACGGCCTCACGACCCTGGCCGAAAGCTGGGCTGCGGGCGGACGGCCCACGCCCCAGCAGATCGCGGCCTGGACGCCTGCGGAGCTGCAGGTCTACCTCCAGAAGCTGCCCCGCCAGCTCAGCCAGGCCGACTGCGCGTGGCTGGACGCGCACCTCCAGCTGATGGACCGGGGCAACCACGAGATCCTGGTGGAGTGGCTCACCCTGGCCGCCGCCGCGGACTACGAGCCGGCCTTCGCCCGCATCCGCGAGGTGCTGATGCGCGTGGGCCGCATGAAGTACCTGCGGCCCCTCTACGGCGCCCTGGGCCAGCACGCCCGCACCCGCGCCCTGGCCCGCGAGATCTTCGCCGCCGCCAGCCCCGGCTACCACGGCCTGTCGCGCCGCGTGGTCCAGTCCGTCCTCGAGTCCTATCCCGCCTGA
- a CDS encoding outer membrane beta-barrel protein: MTRSTLSLILLSALALPLSAQSDPGGERTGIAVSYLAPVDNLDSVFNPGFQVGFQIHFNRESRHLGRFRMDYLRMDAKRPVVAGTLLTLSGTTWVTSPLMADSRMEAYSVAYEWMPHVEEPARHGLFGIFGVGGTLWNETMRNPVLFGGSHTDTKWGLTLSGGAGWRFNPAFSVEARYVYSDLAFHEHRDVRYGSTRSFLTCGATFRF, from the coding sequence ATGACGCGATCCACCCTCTCCCTGATCCTCCTGTCCGCTCTGGCGCTGCCCCTCAGCGCCCAGAGCGATCCCGGCGGCGAACGCACCGGCATCGCCGTGTCCTACCTGGCCCCGGTGGACAACCTGGACTCGGTGTTCAACCCCGGGTTCCAGGTGGGCTTCCAGATCCACTTCAACCGCGAAAGCCGCCACCTGGGGCGCTTCCGCATGGACTACCTGCGCATGGATGCCAAGCGCCCCGTGGTGGCGGGCACGCTCCTCACGCTGAGCGGCACCACCTGGGTGACGTCTCCGCTGATGGCCGACAGCCGCATGGAGGCCTACAGCGTGGCCTACGAGTGGATGCCCCACGTGGAGGAGCCCGCCCGCCACGGCCTGTTCGGCATCTTCGGCGTGGGGGGCACCCTGTGGAACGAGACCATGCGGAACCCCGTGCTCTTCGGCGGCAGCCACACGGACACCAAGTGGGGGCTCACCCTCAGCGGCGGCGCGGGGTGGCGGTTCAACCCGGCCTTCTCCGTGGAGGCCCGCTATGTCTACAGCGACCTGGCCTTCCACGAGCATCGTGATGTCCGCTACGGTTCCACCCGGTCGTTCCTGACCTGTGGCGCCACCTTCCGATTCTGA